A stretch of Pseudomonas sp. LRP2-20 DNA encodes these proteins:
- the secA gene encoding preprotein translocase subunit SecA, with protein MFAPLLKKLFGSKNEREVKRMLKTVSIVNAFEEKMVALSDEQLRAKTAEFKERLAKGETLDQLLPEAFAVAREAGKRVMGMRHFDVQLIGGMTLHEGMIAEMRTGEGKTLVGTLAVYLNALSGKGVHVVTVNDYLARRDANWMRPLYEFLGLSVGIVSAFQPPEEKRAAYAADITYGTNNEFGFDYLRDNMAFSQEEKFQRELNFAVIDEVDSILIDEARTPLIISGQAEDSSKLYIEINRLIPRLTQHIEEVEGQVTQEGHFTIDEKSRQVELNEAGHQYIEEMLTQAGLLAEGESLYSAHNLGLLTHVYAGLRAHKLFHRNVEYIVQDGQVLLIDEHTGRTMPGRRLSEGLHQAIEAKENLNIQAESQTLASTTFQNYFRLYSKLSGMTGTADTEAFEFAQIYALNVMVIPPNKPLARKDFNDLVYLTADEKYAAIIADIKESMTQGRPILVGTATIETSEHMSNLLKKEGIDHKVLNAKYHEKEAEIIAQAGAPGALTIATNMAGRGTDILLGGNWEAEVAALENPTPEQIAQIKADWQKRHQQVIQAGGLHVIASERHESRRIDNQLRGRSGRQGDPGSSRFYLSLEDSLMRIFASDRVKNFMKALGMQSGEAIEHRMVTNAIEKAQRKVEGRNFDIRKQLLEYDDVANEQRKVIYHMRNSLLAAENIGDTIAEFRQEVLDATISQHIPPQSLPEQWDVAGLEASLASDFAMKLPIQQWLDEDDHLYEETLREKLLNEITTAYTEKEDQAGIDALRTFEKQILLRVLDDLWKDHLSTMDHLRHGIHLRGYAQKNPKQEYKRESFSLFQELLESIKRDTIRVLSHVQVRREDPAEEEARLRREAEELASRMQFQHAAAPGLESEQLSEEGAEVAVAAAPVRNDLKLGRNEPCWCGSGKKFKHCHGQIE; from the coding sequence ATGTTTGCGCCTTTGTTAAAGAAACTTTTTGGAAGCAAGAACGAGCGTGAAGTCAAACGCATGCTCAAGACGGTGTCTATCGTCAATGCCTTCGAAGAGAAGATGGTGGCCCTCTCCGACGAGCAACTGCGCGCCAAGACCGCAGAGTTCAAGGAGCGCCTGGCCAAAGGCGAGACCCTGGACCAGCTGTTGCCCGAAGCCTTCGCCGTGGCCCGTGAGGCCGGCAAGCGCGTCATGGGCATGCGCCACTTCGACGTGCAGCTGATCGGCGGCATGACCCTGCACGAGGGCATGATCGCAGAAATGCGTACCGGTGAAGGCAAGACCTTGGTCGGTACCCTGGCCGTTTACCTCAATGCCCTGTCCGGCAAGGGCGTGCACGTGGTCACGGTGAACGACTACCTGGCCCGCCGTGACGCCAACTGGATGCGCCCGCTGTACGAATTCCTCGGCCTGTCCGTGGGCATCGTCTCGGCCTTCCAGCCGCCTGAAGAAAAGCGCGCCGCCTACGCTGCCGACATCACCTACGGCACCAACAACGAATTCGGTTTCGACTACCTGCGCGACAACATGGCGTTCAGCCAGGAAGAGAAGTTCCAGCGTGAACTGAACTTCGCCGTGATCGACGAAGTCGACTCGATCCTCATCGACGAAGCGCGCACCCCGCTGATCATCTCCGGCCAGGCCGAAGACAGCTCCAAGCTGTACATCGAGATCAACCGCCTGATCCCGCGCCTGACCCAGCACATCGAAGAAGTCGAAGGCCAGGTCACCCAGGAAGGCCACTTCACCATCGACGAGAAGAGCCGACAGGTCGAGCTCAACGAAGCCGGTCACCAGTACATCGAAGAGATGCTGACCCAGGCTGGCCTGCTGGCCGAAGGCGAAAGCCTGTACTCGGCGCACAACCTGGGCCTGCTGACCCACGTCTACGCCGGCCTGCGTGCACACAAGCTGTTCCACCGCAACGTCGAGTACATCGTCCAGGACGGCCAGGTCCTGCTGATCGACGAGCACACCGGCCGTACCATGCCCGGCCGTCGTCTGTCCGAGGGCCTGCACCAGGCCATCGAAGCGAAAGAGAACCTGAACATCCAGGCCGAAAGCCAGACCCTGGCTTCGACCACCTTCCAGAACTACTTCCGCCTTTACAGCAAGCTGTCCGGCATGACCGGCACGGCAGACACCGAGGCGTTCGAGTTCGCCCAGATCTACGCCCTCAACGTGATGGTCATTCCGCCGAACAAGCCGCTCGCGCGTAAGGACTTCAACGACCTGGTGTACCTGACCGCCGACGAGAAATACGCCGCGATCATCGCCGACATCAAAGAAAGCATGACCCAGGGCCGCCCGATCCTGGTGGGTACCGCCACCATCGAAACCTCGGAGCACATGTCGAACCTGCTGAAGAAGGAAGGTATCGACCACAAGGTACTGAACGCCAAGTACCACGAGAAGGAAGCCGAGATCATCGCGCAAGCCGGTGCTCCGGGTGCGCTGACCATCGCCACCAACATGGCTGGCCGTGGTACCGACATCCTCCTGGGCGGTAACTGGGAAGCCGAAGTGGCCGCCCTGGAAAACCCGACGCCCGAGCAGATCGCCCAGATCAAAGCCGATTGGCAGAAGCGTCACCAGCAGGTGATTCAAGCCGGTGGCCTGCACGTGATCGCCTCCGAGCGCCACGAATCGCGCCGTATCGACAACCAGCTGCGTGGCCGTTCCGGTCGTCAGGGCGACCCGGGTTCGAGCCGCTTCTACCTGTCGCTGGAAGACAGCCTGATGCGCATCTTCGCCTCTGACCGGGTGAAGAACTTCATGAAGGCACTGGGCATGCAGTCCGGCGAGGCCATCGAGCACCGCATGGTCACCAACGCCATCGAGAAAGCCCAGCGCAAGGTCGAAGGCCGCAACTTCGACATCCGTAAACAGCTGCTCGAATACGATGACGTGGCCAACGAACAGCGCAAGGTGATCTACCACATGCGCAACAGCCTGCTGGCGGCCGAGAACATTGGCGACACCATCGCCGAGTTCCGTCAGGAGGTGCTGGACGCCACCATCAGCCAGCACATTCCGCCGCAGTCGCTGCCGGAGCAGTGGGACGTGGCCGGCCTCGAAGCGTCGCTGGCCAGCGACTTTGCCATGAAGCTGCCGATCCAGCAGTGGCTGGACGAGGACGATCACCTCTACGAGGAGACCCTGCGCGAGAAGCTGCTGAACGAAATCACCACTGCCTACACCGAGAAGGAAGACCAGGCCGGTATCGACGCCCTGCGTACCTTCGAGAAGCAGATCCTGCTGCGTGTGCTGGACGACCTGTGGAAAGACCACCTGTCGACCATGGATCACCTGCGTCACGGTATCCACCTGCGTGGCTACGCCCAGAAGAACCCGAAGCAGGAGTACAAGCGCGAGTCGTTCTCGCTGTTCCAGGAACTGCTCGAGTCGATCAAGCGCGACACCATCCGCGTGCTGTCGCACGTTCAGGTACGCCGCGAAGACCCGGCCGAAGAAGAAGCCCGTCTGCGCCGCGAAGCCGAGGAACTGGCCAGCCGCATGCAGTTCCAGCATGCCGCCGCGCCGGGCCTTGAAAGCGAGCAGCTGAGCGAGGAGGGCGCCGAAGTGGCCGTGGCCGCTGCCCCGGTGCGCAACGACCTGAAGCTGGGCCGCAACGAGCCGTGCTGGTGTGGTTCGGGCAAGAAATTCAAGCATTGCCATGGTCAGATCGAGTGA
- the ftsZ gene encoding cell division protein FtsZ codes for MFELVDNVPQSPVIKVIGVGGGGGNAVNHMVKSSIEGVEFICANTDAQALKNIGARTILQLGTGVTKGLGAGANPEVGRQAALEDRERIAEVLQGTNMVFITTGMGGGTGTGAAPIIAEVAKEMGILTVAVVTRPFPFEGRKRMQIADEGIRMLAESVDSLITIPNEKLLTILGKDASLLSAFAKADDVLAGAVRGISDIIKRPGMINVDFADVRTVMGEMGMAMMGTGCASGPNRAREATEAAIRNPLLEDVNLQGARGILVNITAGPDLSLGEYSDVGSIIEAFASDHAMVKVGTVIDPDMRDELHVTVVATGLGARIEKPVKVVDNTLQTAQQVYEASNPAPVRQEQPAVNYRDLERPTVMRNQAHAGAAAAAKLNPQDDLDYLDIPAFLRRQAD; via the coding sequence ATGTTCGAGCTCGTAGACAACGTCCCGCAAAGTCCGGTCATCAAGGTGATCGGCGTCGGCGGTGGCGGCGGCAACGCCGTCAACCACATGGTGAAGAGCAGCATCGAAGGCGTCGAGTTCATCTGCGCCAACACCGATGCCCAGGCGCTGAAAAACATTGGCGCACGCACCATCCTGCAACTGGGTACCGGCGTGACCAAGGGTCTGGGTGCCGGTGCCAATCCGGAAGTCGGCCGTCAGGCCGCGCTGGAAGACCGTGAGCGCATCGCCGAGGTGCTGCAGGGCACCAACATGGTGTTCATCACCACCGGCATGGGTGGCGGTACCGGTACCGGTGCGGCGCCGATCATCGCCGAAGTGGCCAAGGAAATGGGCATCCTCACCGTTGCGGTGGTGACCCGTCCGTTCCCGTTCGAGGGTCGCAAACGTATGCAGATCGCCGATGAAGGCATCCGCATGCTGGCTGAGAGCGTCGACTCGCTCATCACCATCCCCAACGAGAAGCTGCTGACCATCCTGGGCAAGGATGCCAGCCTGCTGTCCGCCTTTGCCAAGGCCGACGATGTACTGGCCGGTGCCGTTCGCGGTATCTCCGACATCATCAAGCGCCCGGGCATGATCAACGTCGACTTCGCCGACGTGCGCACCGTCATGGGTGAAATGGGCATGGCGATGATGGGTACTGGTTGCGCCAGTGGCCCGAACCGTGCTCGCGAAGCCACCGAAGCGGCGATCCGCAACCCGCTGCTCGAAGACGTCAACCTGCAGGGCGCCCGCGGCATCCTGGTGAACATCACCGCAGGTCCTGACCTGTCGCTGGGTGAGTACTCCGACGTGGGTAGCATCATCGAAGCCTTCGCCTCCGACCATGCCATGGTCAAGGTGGGCACCGTGATCGACCCTGACATGCGCGACGAACTGCACGTGACCGTGGTTGCCACTGGTCTGGGCGCGCGCATCGAGAAACCGGTGAAAGTGGTCGACAACACCCTGCAGACCGCTCAGCAGGTGTACGAGGCTTCCAACCCGGCGCCGGTTCGTCAGGAGCAGCCAGCCGTCAACTACCGTGATCTGGAGCGCCCGACCGTGATGCGCAACCAGGCCCACGCAGGGGCTGCTGCGGCGGCTAAACTCAACCCACAGGATGACCTGGACTACCTCGATATCCCAGCCTTCCTGCGTCGTCAGGCTGATTGA
- a CDS encoding ATP-binding protein yields the protein MSLRQRLENLPVGQKLLAALLVLLVTILLVANLTFISAAYWITQESMAPQALQTIGRLVANPQLSARAGDSAETATALLKELDSYTPLRAAAIYGGDGSMLAQLQHGEPLVLPKRYRNIDGWRLMEFRSTQLIRIPRDASPPAHLLLVASSELPTAFYTGTLSASLAILVFSILLWIIIARQIKRLITQPINQLEELSRQVTREESYALRATRGNDDEIGSLAEAFNTMLSRIEAREQQLKRTRDEFQMAYDQAQGLAEETRHTNRKLELEVQVRSKIEKKLTGFQNYLNSIIDSMPSALIALDEQLYVTQWNHEATVLSGTPLDEALNQPIFIAFEPLKPFLPQLKESVEKHRVAKIERVTWPKGEELRHYALTFYPLMGGGGRGVVIRIDDITQRLSLEEMMVQSEKMLSVGGLAAGMAHEINNPLGAILHNVQNIRRRLSPELPRNQEQASELGIDLSSVNRYLENREVPQLLDGIQQAGARAAKIVTHMLSFSRRSNRQLAPCELPALIDQAVEIASNDFDLTIGFDFKGQAIVRQFDPNLGPVPCTANELEQVLLNLLKNAAQAIHQRPQPSEPGRITLRTRLNPPWAEIQVEDNGVGMPETVRKRTFEPFFTTKEIGQGTGLGLSVSYFIITNNHKGQMEVQSTPGQGTCFTLRLPLGQPPAAVPTHTEA from the coding sequence ATGAGCCTGCGCCAACGCCTGGAAAACCTCCCGGTCGGGCAGAAACTGCTGGCGGCCCTGCTGGTACTGCTGGTGACCATCCTGCTGGTGGCCAACCTGACCTTCATCAGCGCCGCCTACTGGATCACCCAGGAGAGCATGGCGCCGCAAGCGTTGCAGACCATCGGCAGACTGGTGGCCAACCCGCAGCTGTCGGCCCGTGCCGGCGATTCAGCCGAGACCGCCACTGCCCTGCTCAAGGAACTGGACAGCTACACCCCGCTTCGCGCCGCTGCCATCTACGGCGGCGACGGCAGCATGCTGGCCCAGCTGCAGCACGGTGAGCCACTGGTCCTGCCCAAGCGCTACCGCAACATCGACGGCTGGCGCTTGATGGAGTTCCGCAGCACCCAGCTCATTCGCATCCCCCGCGATGCCAGCCCACCGGCACACCTGCTGCTGGTGGCCAGCAGCGAGCTGCCCACGGCGTTCTACACCGGCACACTCAGCGCCAGCCTGGCGATCCTGGTGTTCAGCATCCTGCTGTGGATCATCATCGCCCGGCAGATCAAACGCCTGATCACCCAGCCGATCAACCAGCTCGAAGAACTCAGCCGCCAGGTCACTCGCGAGGAGAGCTATGCCTTGCGTGCCACCCGCGGCAACGACGACGAGATCGGCAGCCTGGCCGAAGCCTTCAACACCATGCTCTCGCGCATCGAGGCCCGCGAGCAGCAGCTCAAGCGCACCCGCGACGAGTTCCAGATGGCCTATGACCAGGCCCAGGGCCTGGCCGAAGAAACCCGCCACACCAATCGCAAGCTGGAGCTGGAAGTCCAGGTGCGCAGCAAGATCGAGAAGAAACTCACCGGTTTCCAGAACTACCTCAACAGCATCATCGACTCCATGCCCTCGGCACTGATCGCCCTCGATGAGCAGCTCTACGTCACCCAATGGAACCACGAGGCCACGGTGCTCTCTGGCACGCCGCTGGACGAAGCGCTGAACCAGCCGATCTTCATCGCCTTCGAGCCGCTCAAGCCTTTTCTGCCGCAGCTCAAGGAAAGCGTCGAAAAACACCGGGTAGCGAAGATCGAGCGGGTCACCTGGCCCAAGGGCGAGGAACTGCGCCATTACGCCCTGACCTTCTACCCGCTGATGGGCGGTGGCGGCCGCGGCGTGGTCATTCGTATCGATGACATCACCCAGCGCCTGTCGCTGGAGGAGATGATGGTGCAGTCGGAGAAGATGCTCTCGGTCGGAGGCCTCGCGGCCGGCATGGCCCACGAAATCAACAACCCGCTGGGCGCGATCCTGCACAATGTGCAGAACATTCGCCGACGCCTGTCGCCGGAGCTGCCACGCAACCAGGAACAGGCCAGCGAACTGGGCATCGACCTGTCCAGCGTCAACCGCTACCTGGAAAACCGCGAAGTGCCGCAGCTGCTCGACGGCATTCAGCAGGCCGGCGCACGCGCCGCCAAGATCGTCACTCACATGCTCAGCTTCAGCCGCCGCAGCAACCGCCAGCTGGCGCCTTGCGAGCTGCCGGCGCTGATCGACCAGGCCGTGGAAATTGCCAGCAACGACTTCGACCTGACCATCGGCTTCGACTTCAAGGGCCAGGCCATCGTCCGCCAGTTCGACCCCAACCTGGGCCCGGTGCCCTGCACCGCCAACGAGCTGGAGCAGGTGCTGCTGAACCTGCTGAAGAACGCCGCCCAGGCCATCCACCAGCGGCCGCAGCCCAGCGAGCCAGGGCGTATTACCCTGCGCACCAGGCTCAACCCGCCCTGGGCCGAGATCCAGGTCGAAGACAACGGTGTGGGCATGCCCGAAACCGTGCGCAAACGCACCTTCGAGCCGTTCTTCACCACCAAGGAAATCGGCCAGGGCACCGGGCTCGGGCTGTCGGTTTCGTACTTCATCATCACCAACAACCACAAGGGGCAGATGGAAGTGCAGTCCACGCCCGGCCAGGGCACCTGCTTCACCCTGCGCCTGCCCCTCGGCCAACCGCCGGCGGCGGTGCCGACCCACACGGAGGCATGA
- the argJ gene encoding bifunctional glutamate N-acetyltransferase/amino-acid acetyltransferase ArgJ, with translation MAVGLGPLPTLHPVPGFELGIASAGIKRPGRKDVVVMRCAEGSSVAGVFTLNAFCAAPVILSKQRVQGTVRYLLTNTGNANAGTGAPGLAAAERTCAKLAELTGVPAESVLPFSTGVIGEPLPVEKIEGALQAALDNLSENHWAEAATGIMTTDTLPKGASRQFQHDGVTVTVTGISKGAGMIRPNMATMLGYIATDAKVAPAVLKDLMLDGANKSFNRITIDGDTSTNDCCMLIATGKANLPEVTEASGALFEALKKAVFEVCMDVAQAIVRDGEGATKFVTVQVNGGGNHQECLDVGYAVAHSPLIKTALFASDPNWGRILAAVGRAGVPELDVSLIDVYLDNVCIASQGGRSPSYTEAQGSAVMAQEEITIRIELGRGQCSETIWTTDLSHEYVKINAEYRT, from the coding sequence ATGGCTGTTGGTCTTGGTCCTTTGCCCACCCTGCACCCGGTTCCGGGTTTTGAACTCGGCATCGCTTCTGCTGGCATCAAGCGCCCCGGGCGCAAGGACGTGGTGGTCATGCGCTGTGCCGAAGGCTCCAGCGTGGCTGGCGTGTTCACCCTCAACGCCTTCTGTGCCGCTCCGGTGATCCTGTCCAAGCAGCGCGTGCAGGGCACCGTGCGCTACCTGCTGACCAACACCGGCAATGCCAACGCCGGTACCGGCGCGCCAGGCCTGGCCGCTGCCGAACGTACCTGCGCCAAGCTGGCCGAGCTGACCGGCGTGCCGGCCGAATCCGTGCTGCCGTTCTCCACGGGTGTGATCGGTGAGCCACTGCCGGTCGAGAAGATCGAAGGCGCGCTGCAGGCCGCCCTGGACAACCTGTCGGAAAACCACTGGGCTGAAGCCGCCACCGGCATCATGACCACCGACACCCTGCCAAAAGGTGCCAGCCGCCAGTTCCAGCACGATGGCGTGACCGTCACCGTGACCGGTATCAGCAAAGGCGCCGGCATGATTCGCCCGAACATGGCCACCATGCTTGGCTACATCGCCACCGACGCCAAGGTTGCCCCGGCGGTGCTCAAGGACCTGATGCTCGACGGCGCCAACAAGTCGTTCAACCGCATCACCATCGACGGCGACACCTCGACCAACGACTGCTGCATGCTGATCGCCACCGGCAAGGCCAACCTGCCGGAAGTGACCGAAGCCAGCGGCGCGCTGTTCGAAGCACTGAAGAAGGCGGTGTTCGAAGTGTGCATGGACGTGGCCCAGGCCATCGTCCGTGACGGCGAAGGCGCGACCAAGTTCGTCACCGTGCAGGTCAACGGTGGTGGCAATCACCAGGAGTGCCTGGATGTCGGTTACGCCGTGGCCCACTCGCCACTGATCAAGACCGCGCTGTTCGCCTCCGACCCGAACTGGGGCCGGATTCTGGCTGCCGTGGGCCGTGCCGGCGTGCCGGAGCTGGATGTCAGCCTGATCGACGTGTACCTCGACAACGTGTGCATCGCCAGCCAGGGCGGCCGCAGCCCGAGCTACACCGAAGCGCAGGGTTCGGCGGTGATGGCCCAGGAAGAGATCACCATCCGTATCGAACTTGGTCGTGGCCAGTGCAGCGAAACCATCTGGACCACCGACCTGTCCCACGAATACGTGAAGATCAACGCCGAATATCGCACCTGA
- a CDS encoding glutathione S-transferase family protein, translated as MSYHLIIGDKLYSSWSLRGALALELAGVAYDETLIKLNQPDTRKRILEFSATGKVPLLKTEHGVIADSLAIAEYLNERHPEAQLWPADVAARAQARSACAQMHSGFFALRGAMPFDLTRDQALENMPLEVQVDIDRIVALWSECRLVAKDSGPFLFGKPTLADAFFAPVAVRLRTYRVEVPAEAATYIETIYQWPAFQAWQQAGLAEREG; from the coding sequence ATGAGCTATCACCTGATCATCGGCGACAAGCTGTATTCCTCCTGGTCGCTGCGGGGCGCCCTGGCCCTCGAACTGGCCGGCGTGGCGTACGATGAAACGCTGATCAAACTGAACCAGCCCGACACCCGCAAACGCATCCTCGAATTCTCCGCCACCGGCAAGGTGCCGCTGCTCAAGACCGAGCACGGGGTGATCGCCGATTCCCTGGCCATTGCCGAATACCTCAACGAACGCCACCCCGAGGCCCAACTGTGGCCGGCCGATGTGGCCGCCCGTGCCCAGGCTCGTTCGGCCTGCGCGCAGATGCACAGCGGCTTCTTCGCCCTGCGCGGTGCCATGCCATTCGACCTGACCCGTGACCAGGCGCTGGAGAACATGCCGCTGGAGGTGCAGGTGGACATCGACCGCATTGTCGCGCTGTGGTCCGAGTGCCGCCTGGTCGCCAAGGACAGCGGGCCGTTCCTGTTCGGCAAGCCGACCCTGGCCGATGCCTTCTTCGCTCCGGTGGCGGTGCGCCTGCGCACCTACCGCGTGGAAGTGCCCGCTGAAGCCGCCACCTATATCGAGACCATTTATCAGTGGCCGGCCTTCCAGGCCTGGCAGCAAGCTGGCCTGGCGGAGCGTGAAGGTTGA
- a CDS encoding cob(I)yrinic acid a,c-diamide adenosyltransferase translates to MGYRLSKIYTRTGDKGETGLGDGRRVPKDHPRVEAIGEVDSLNSQLGLLLAGLAELGLEEVSNVLAPCQHRLFDLGGELAMPSYQALNQAEVERLEAAIDVWNEELGPLQNFILPSGSALVAQAHVCRSLARSAERRCQQLNALEPLEGVGLAYINRLSDLLFVAARIIGRRQGVAEVLWQPAEKPQA, encoded by the coding sequence ATGGGCTATCGCCTGTCGAAGATCTACACCCGCACTGGCGACAAGGGCGAGACCGGCCTGGGCGACGGGCGGCGGGTGCCCAAGGACCACCCACGGGTCGAAGCGATCGGTGAGGTAGACAGCCTCAACAGCCAGCTCGGGCTGTTGCTCGCCGGCCTTGCCGAGCTGGGGCTGGAGGAAGTGAGCAATGTTCTGGCGCCTTGCCAGCATCGCTTGTTCGACCTTGGCGGCGAGTTGGCGATGCCCAGCTACCAGGCCTTGAACCAGGCCGAGGTGGAGCGGCTGGAGGCGGCGATCGATGTGTGGAACGAAGAACTGGGGCCGTTGCAGAATTTCATCCTGCCCAGCGGTTCGGCGTTGGTGGCGCAGGCCCATGTATGCCGTAGCCTGGCGCGCAGTGCGGAGCGGCGCTGCCAGCAGTTGAATGCCCTGGAGCCGCTGGAGGGGGTTGGCTTGGCGTACATCAACCGGCTTTCCGATCTGCTGTTCGTGGCGGCGCGGATCATCGGGCGGCGGCAAGGGGTGGCTGAAGTGTTGTGGCAACCCGCAGAGAAGCCTCAGGCTTGA
- a CDS encoding Nudix family hydrolase: protein MKRIHVVAAVIRGADGRILIARRADTQHQGGLWEFPGGKVEEGEGVEAALARELREELGIEVTTSRALIKVSHDYPDKQVLLDVHEVDAFTGEPHGAEGQPLAWVAPRDLAQYEFPEANKPIVAAARLPDQYLITPDGLEVPAMLKGIQKAVASGIRLIQLRAPDMYDPKYRDVAVDAVGLCAGKAQLMLKGPLEWLGDFPSAGWHLTAAQLRKYAAKGRPFPKERWLAASCHSAEELALAEQMGVDFVTLSPVQATQTHPEAVPLGWDEAQRLIAGFNQPVYLLGGVGPGEREKAWEAGAQGVAGIRAFWPEA from the coding sequence TTGAAACGGATTCATGTTGTAGCCGCGGTGATCCGCGGTGCTGACGGGCGCATTCTGATTGCGCGCCGCGCCGATACCCAGCACCAGGGCGGCCTGTGGGAATTCCCTGGCGGCAAGGTGGAAGAAGGCGAAGGCGTCGAAGCGGCGCTGGCCCGTGAGCTGCGTGAAGAACTGGGCATCGAAGTGACCACTTCACGGGCACTGATCAAGGTCAGCCACGACTACCCGGACAAGCAGGTGCTGCTGGATGTTCACGAGGTCGACGCGTTTACCGGCGAGCCCCATGGCGCAGAAGGCCAGCCTCTGGCCTGGGTTGCACCGCGTGACCTGGCGCAATACGAATTCCCAGAGGCCAACAAGCCGATCGTCGCGGCTGCCCGCTTGCCGGATCAGTACCTGATCACACCGGATGGCCTGGAAGTACCGGCGATGCTCAAGGGTATCCAGAAGGCCGTGGCCAGTGGTATCCGCCTGATCCAGCTGCGCGCCCCGGACATGTACGACCCCAAGTACCGCGATGTGGCGGTGGACGCTGTGGGGCTGTGCGCCGGCAAGGCGCAGCTGATGCTCAAGGGGCCGCTGGAGTGGCTGGGGGACTTCCCGTCCGCCGGTTGGCACCTGACCGCCGCACAGCTGCGCAAGTACGCAGCCAAAGGCCGTCCGTTCCCCAAGGAGCGCTGGCTGGCGGCGTCGTGCCACAGCGCCGAGGAGCTGGCGCTGGCCGAGCAGATGGGCGTGGATTTCGTCACCCTGTCGCCGGTGCAGGCGACCCAGACCCACCCCGAGGCGGTACCGTTGGGGTGGGATGAGGCGCAGCGGCTGATTGCCGGGTTCAATCAGCCGGTGTACCTGCTGGGTGGTGTCGGGCCGGGTGAGCGGGAGAAGGCCTGGGAGGCTGGAGCCCAAGGTGTTGCCGGGATACGCGCCTTCTGGCCTGAGGCCTGA
- a CDS encoding DUF721 domain-containing protein translates to MAFKPSPAQPPATLLRQNRPLRLLLNQAERLEHLQRLLESQLQPAAREHCHVASWRDGTLLLVVTDGHWATRLRYQQKRLQRQLQALEAFGNLQRILYKVQPPLVPAKRGGNTTVLSNTAAASIRDSAEGIADPKLRAALERLATHAKGKG, encoded by the coding sequence ATGGCCTTCAAACCCTCCCCCGCCCAGCCGCCCGCTACCCTGCTGCGTCAGAATCGCCCGCTGCGCCTGCTGCTGAACCAGGCCGAACGCCTGGAACACTTGCAGCGCCTGCTGGAAAGCCAGTTGCAGCCGGCTGCCCGCGAGCATTGCCATGTGGCCTCCTGGCGCGATGGCACCCTGCTGCTGGTGGTTACCGACGGCCACTGGGCTACGCGCCTGCGCTACCAGCAAAAGCGCCTGCAGCGCCAGCTGCAGGCGCTGGAAGCCTTCGGCAACCTGCAGCGCATCCTCTACAAGGTACAGCCACCACTGGTGCCGGCCAAGCGCGGCGGCAACACCACCGTGCTGTCGAACACCGCCGCCGCGAGCATCCGCGATTCCGCTGAAGGCATCGCCGACCCCAAGCTGCGCGCCGCCCTGGAGCGGTTGGCGACTCATGCGAAGGGTAAAGGCTAA
- the lpxC gene encoding UDP-3-O-acyl-N-acetylglucosamine deacetylase — protein sequence MIRQRTLKNTIRATGVGLHSGEKVYLTLKPAPVDTGIVFRRADLDPVVEIPARAANVGETTMSTTLVNGDVKVDTVEHLLSAMAGLGIDNAYVELSASEVPIMDGSAGPFVFLIQSAGLEEQDAAKKFIRILREVTVVEGDKSATFLPFDGFKVSFEIDFDHPVLKGQTQSAVVDFSSTSFVKEVSRARTFGFMRDIEYLRKHNLALGGSVENAIVVDETGVLNEDGLRSDDEFVKHKILDAIGDLYLLGNSLIGEFKGYKSGHALNNQLLRKLIAETDAWEVVTFEDASTAPISYMRPVAAV from the coding sequence ATGATTAGACAACGCACCCTGAAGAATACCATCCGTGCCACGGGCGTCGGCCTGCACTCCGGGGAGAAGGTCTACCTGACCCTCAAGCCTGCGCCTGTCGACACCGGCATCGTCTTCCGTCGCGCCGACCTTGACCCTGTGGTCGAGATCCCGGCGCGTGCGGCCAATGTGGGTGAGACCACCATGTCCACCACGCTGGTCAACGGTGACGTCAAGGTCGATACGGTCGAGCACCTGCTCTCCGCCATGGCGGGCCTGGGCATCGATAACGCCTACGTCGAGCTCTCCGCCTCGGAAGTGCCGATCATGGATGGCAGCGCCGGTCCCTTTGTATTCCTGATTCAGTCTGCCGGCCTGGAAGAGCAGGACGCAGCCAAGAAGTTCATCCGCATCCTGCGCGAAGTGACAGTGGTGGAGGGCGACAAGAGCGCCACCTTCCTGCCATTCGACGGGTTCAAGGTGAGCTTCGAGATCGACTTCGATCACCCGGTCCTCAAGGGCCAGACCCAGAGTGCGGTCGTCGACTTCTCCAGCACCTCGTTCGTGAAGGAAGTCAGCCGCGCCCGTACCTTCGGCTTCATGCGTGACATCGAGTACCTGCGCAAGCACAACCTTGCGCTGGGTGGCAGTGTCGAGAACGCCATCGTGGTCGACGAGACTGGTGTGCTCAACGAAGACGGCCTTCGTTCCGATGACGAATTCGTCAAGCACAAGATCCTCGACGCCATTGGCGACCTTTACCTGCTGGGCAACAGCCTGATCGGCGAGTTCAAGGGCTACAAGTCCGGCCACGCGCTGAACAACCAGCTGTTGCGCAAGCTCATTGCTGAAACCGATGCCTGGGAAGTGGTCACTTTCGAAGATGCCAGCACGGCACCGATCTCGTACATGCGCCCTGTTGCGGCCGTGTAA